From a single Corynebacterium kroppenstedtii DSM 44385 genomic region:
- the galT gene encoding galactose-1-phosphate uridylyltransferase — protein sequence MNSVSGERLNKNSDHPYSVTSMTLADGRELIYFDDDPEVLNGSVKRTLTDSRELPRAKTDSEIRRDPLSGEWVAYASHRMNRTFMPPANEDPLAPTIPDHLPTEIPSPDYDVVVFENRFPSFSMHMSRTPSTEGNDGGVEQLSADDDALLDNGMVPHRPAVARCEVICFTPDISGSFKDLPVSRIRTVIEAWAHRTKALSAIPEVRHVYPFENRGEEIGVTLQHPHGQIYSYPEIPPRIRNIVHSSKEYREENGSDLFDDLLSAELEEGTRIIDRTDHFVVFVPAAAKWPLEVMVMPLRSVPDFDALSQEERADLAPLLKKLYTAVDKFFDGVERTPYIASWNQAPTVPEDRDYVRLHLQLFSLMRSPHRLKYLAGSESGMGFWINDTTPERIAQRFREIWDDK from the coding sequence ATGAATTCCGTAAGTGGTGAAAGATTGAATAAGAATTCGGATCATCCGTATTCAGTAACGTCGATGACGCTGGCTGACGGAAGGGAACTGATTTATTTTGACGATGACCCGGAGGTCCTCAACGGGTCTGTGAAACGCACCCTGACAGATTCACGCGAATTGCCGCGCGCGAAAACCGATTCGGAAATTCGGCGTGATCCGCTCTCAGGGGAGTGGGTCGCCTACGCGAGCCACCGCATGAATAGAACATTCATGCCGCCCGCTAATGAAGATCCCCTGGCGCCCACCATTCCGGATCATCTGCCCACAGAGATTCCGTCGCCGGATTATGACGTCGTCGTCTTTGAAAATCGGTTCCCCTCGTTCAGTATGCACATGTCCCGGACGCCGAGCACCGAGGGAAATGATGGGGGAGTAGAGCAGCTCAGTGCCGACGATGACGCGCTCTTGGATAACGGAATGGTTCCCCACCGTCCTGCTGTAGCACGATGCGAAGTCATTTGTTTTACGCCGGACATTTCGGGTTCTTTTAAGGACTTACCTGTTAGCAGAATCCGAACGGTTATCGAAGCATGGGCACATCGGACGAAAGCCTTATCTGCAATTCCAGAAGTTCGGCACGTCTATCCGTTTGAAAACCGTGGTGAAGAAATTGGGGTGACGCTGCAGCACCCTCACGGGCAGATTTATTCCTACCCGGAAATTCCACCGCGTATTCGGAATATCGTTCACTCGTCCAAGGAATACCGTGAAGAAAACGGTAGTGATCTGTTCGATGATCTTCTCTCCGCTGAACTGGAAGAGGGAACCAGAATTATTGATCGCACCGATCATTTCGTCGTTTTCGTTCCTGCGGCCGCGAAATGGCCATTAGAGGTCATGGTCATGCCACTGCGTTCCGTACCAGATTTCGACGCATTATCCCAGGAAGAGCGCGCAGATCTCGCACCGTTGTTGAAGAAGCTCTACACCGCCGTCGATAAGTTTTTCGATGGAGTTGAGCGAACACCATATATCGCGTCTTGGAATCAAGCGCCCACCGTGCCGGAGGATCGTGATTATGTTCGGCTCCACCTTCAATTGTTCTCCCTCATGCGGTCGCCACATAGGCTGAAATATTTGGCGGGCTCCGAATCCGGAATGGGATTCTGGATTAACGACACCACCCCCGAACGCATTGCTCAACGATTTAGAGAAATATGGGACGACAAATAA
- the galK gene encoding galactokinase, translating to MTDSHAEPKDQSQAKTSRTPHDPEAIRWAEARSDQQLIADATTLFTETFGGTPDGVWAAPGRVNLIGDHVDYAGGVSIPFALPHVTTVAARRRTDDTISIVSLPPGAATESGDAVTGVEDNSSSPTHPEALRTTVELADIGLGHPADWSGYVAGPIWAGHQNGVISSSNQHDNGLDLAIISDVPLGSGLSSSAALECSVALAARELAAPGQPLDQAAYQLLIDAAIRAENDVVGASTGGLDQRSSLLATAGHALAIDFRTNVVNQVACDVESDGLAFLVADTNAPHSLSDGQYASRRGVIDGVTSHAGASTLLDIDDPIAAATSWADTDESTVTPDVARVRVQHVIDETARTRRAQDALNSKNWKEFGRLMNESHESLRDLYDVSTPELNSARDAALDAGAVGARMTGGGFGGSIIALVPTDRITAVAQEIHQRTVDKKLPNPTFLAITPAAGARRLV from the coding sequence ATGACAGATTCGCACGCGGAGCCAAAAGACCAATCGCAGGCAAAAACCTCACGCACGCCACATGATCCCGAGGCAATCCGGTGGGCCGAGGCCCGCAGCGATCAACAACTTATTGCCGACGCCACGACATTGTTTACCGAGACGTTCGGGGGCACGCCCGATGGCGTGTGGGCTGCTCCTGGCCGCGTGAACCTCATTGGTGATCACGTCGATTACGCAGGTGGAGTGTCCATTCCCTTCGCATTGCCACATGTCACCACCGTCGCGGCGCGTCGACGCACCGACGACACCATCTCGATTGTTTCTCTTCCGCCGGGCGCCGCAACGGAATCCGGAGATGCCGTAACGGGGGTAGAGGATAATAGTTCCTCGCCCACCCATCCCGAGGCGCTCCGCACCACCGTGGAACTCGCGGATATCGGCCTAGGTCATCCCGCCGATTGGTCCGGTTACGTTGCGGGACCTATATGGGCTGGCCACCAGAATGGCGTGATATCTTCATCCAACCAGCATGACAATGGGTTGGACCTCGCCATCATTTCCGATGTTCCGCTGGGATCAGGTCTCTCAAGCTCGGCGGCTTTAGAGTGCTCCGTCGCACTAGCCGCCCGTGAGCTCGCCGCTCCAGGGCAGCCCCTCGACCAGGCGGCCTACCAACTCCTCATCGATGCCGCGATCCGCGCAGAAAATGACGTCGTCGGAGCGTCGACAGGCGGGCTAGACCAGCGCAGTTCCCTCCTAGCGACAGCAGGCCACGCCTTAGCCATTGACTTCCGCACCAACGTCGTCAATCAAGTCGCGTGCGACGTCGAATCCGATGGGCTCGCGTTCTTGGTAGCCGACACCAACGCGCCCCACTCGCTGTCCGACGGACAATATGCCTCGCGACGAGGCGTTATCGACGGCGTCACGTCCCACGCCGGTGCGTCCACTCTCCTCGACATCGACGATCCCATCGCCGCCGCAACCTCCTGGGCGGACACCGATGAATCCACGGTCACGCCCGACGTTGCACGCGTGCGCGTCCAACACGTCATCGACGAAACCGCCCGCACCCGGCGCGCCCAAGATGCTCTGAACAGCAAGAACTGGAAAGAATTCGGGCGGCTCATGAACGAGAGCCACGAATCCCTCCGCGACCTCTACGACGTATCCACGCCGGAACTGAATTCCGCCCGCGATGCTGCCCTCGACGCAGGTGCCGTCGGCGCCCGCATGACCGGCGGGGGATTCGGCGGAAGCATCATCGCGCTCGTCCCCACGGACCGCATCACCGCGGTTGCGCAGGAAATTCACCAGCGCACCGTCGATAAGAAATTACCGAACCCCACATTCTTGGCAATCACCCCGGCGGCGGGTGCTCGGCGGCTGGTGTAA
- the glf gene encoding UDP-galactopyranose mutase — translation MTVTSNTSEYDLFVVGSGFFGLTIAERMASAGKKVLIVEKREHIGGNAYSEAEPETGIEIHKYGAHLFHTSNERVWNYVNQFTDFTNYQHRVFAMHKGTAYQFPMGLGLINQFFGRYYSPDEARQLIQDQTDGLDPAKAKNLEEKAISLIGRPLYEAFVRDYTAKQWQTDPKELPAGNISRLPVRYTFDNRYFNDTYEGLPVDGYTAWLERMADHDNITVRLNTDWFEVRDELRAASPNAPVVYTGPLDRYFNYSEGRLGWRTLDFETEVLDTGDFQGTPVMNYNDADVKYTRIHEFRHFHPERKDRYPRNKTVIMKEYSRFAENTDEPYYPINTPEDRDKLLAYRDLAAKEAHDHNVLFGGRLGTYRYLDMHMAIGSALSMVDNKLMPFFEDGQPIEA, via the coding sequence GTGACTGTCACCTCGAACACTAGTGAATATGACCTCTTTGTGGTCGGATCTGGATTCTTCGGGCTCACCATTGCAGAACGCATGGCAAGCGCCGGCAAGAAAGTGCTCATCGTAGAGAAACGCGAGCATATCGGCGGAAATGCCTACTCAGAAGCCGAGCCGGAGACGGGCATTGAGATCCACAAATATGGTGCCCACCTGTTCCACACCTCCAATGAGCGCGTGTGGAACTACGTCAACCAATTCACTGACTTCACCAACTACCAGCACCGGGTGTTCGCCATGCATAAGGGCACGGCGTACCAGTTCCCCATGGGGCTCGGGCTGATCAACCAATTCTTCGGGCGCTACTACAGTCCCGACGAAGCACGCCAGCTCATTCAAGACCAGACCGACGGGTTGGATCCGGCAAAGGCGAAGAACCTGGAAGAGAAAGCGATTTCGCTGATCGGGCGGCCGCTGTACGAGGCATTCGTGCGCGATTACACCGCCAAGCAGTGGCAAACCGACCCGAAAGAACTGCCAGCGGGGAACATTTCGCGGCTTCCCGTGCGGTACACGTTCGACAACCGATACTTTAACGACACCTACGAGGGGCTTCCCGTCGACGGATACACCGCCTGGCTGGAACGCATGGCCGACCACGACAACATCACGGTCCGGCTGAACACCGATTGGTTTGAGGTTCGCGACGAACTGCGCGCGGCCTCGCCCAACGCCCCCGTCGTCTATACCGGGCCACTAGACAGGTACTTCAACTACTCCGAGGGACGCTTGGGATGGCGCACCCTCGATTTCGAAACGGAAGTGCTCGATACCGGAGACTTCCAGGGCACACCGGTCATGAATTACAACGATGCCGATGTGAAATACACCCGCATCCATGAATTCCGCCACTTCCACCCCGAGCGGAAAGACCGGTACCCGCGCAACAAAACGGTCATCATGAAGGAATACAGCCGCTTCGCCGAGAACACCGACGAACCGTACTATCCCATCAACACGCCAGAAGACCGCGACAAACTGCTGGCTTACCGTGACCTTGCGGCGAAAGAGGCGCACGATCACAACGTTCTCTTCGGTGGCCGCCTGGGCACGTATCGCTATCTGGATATGCACATGGCGATTGGGTCTGCCCTGTCCATGGTGGATAACAAGTTGATGCCGTTCTTCGAGGATGGCCAGCCTATCGAAGCGTAG